The DNA segment TGATCGAAACGATAAAGAAAGATGAATTTGTCTTGGTGTATCTTAATTCCTGGCAGTTTACCGATTTTGACAAATATGTTTTTGAAATGAATTTTTTTAAAAAATACAATTCAGGAAAAAAGCTCCATGATAAATTTGATATTTTTCTAGCGTGGATCAATGAAAATCAGCTTGCGTGTTCCAGGATCAAAGACTTCTTATTTTAAAGAAAACATTCCCAATCGTTGTTCAAAACGCAACCGTCGTAATTTTCTTACGATAAATTCGTCAAAAAAAATTACTGATAAATCCTGTAGCTCATTTAAAATTGATAATTTTGCAAAATGCGCAAACTATTCAATTTTGTTCGCAATTCTCTTAAGAAATCTTTTGATAATATCCGAAACGAAAAACTGAAGTACAATCTTCTTCAGGCAATTCCATTTTGGATCGGATCTTTCATTACCGGATTATTTGCTGTGATTTATGCCCAAATGTTTCAGTGGGGAGAAAATTTAATGCACGCAATGATGAACTGGCATGCGTGGTTAATTTTTATTGTGGCTCCAGTTGCATTTGTTTTATCCTGGTGGTTGGTGAAGAGATTTGCCCCATATGGAAAAGGAAGCGGGATCCCTCAGGTAATGGCAGCGGTAGAGCTGGCCAACCCAAAGGAGCATTCCAAAATCTCCTACTTACTAAGTATCAAAATTATAATTTTTAAAGTCTTCTCTTCTATTATTTTAGTTATTGGTGGTGGCGCCGTGGGCCGTGAAGGTCCTACCATTCAAATTGCCGGATCTGTTTTCAGGAAAGTAAATGAGTTTTTGCCAGACTGGTGGCCGAAGATCTCAAAAAAAAACATGATCATGACGGGTGCTGCGGCAGGTCTTTCCGCAGCCTTCAATACACCGCTTGGAGGGATCGTATTTGCCGTAGAAGAACTTTCCAAAACACATATCAATTATTTCAAAACAGCACTTTTTACTGCAGTGATTATTGCTGGGCTAACTGCGCAAACTTTTGCCGGTTCTTATTTATATTTAGGGTATCCTAAAACAAGCGACATCAGTATTATAATTATTTTCCCAGTGATATTGGTTTCTGCAATTTCTGGAGTATTTGCGAGTCAGTTATCCAGAATTATGCTGATGATCAGTGCGTGGAAAAAAAGGCTCACCAGTGATCGTTCCAATATTATCTTCCTGATCGTTTCAGCTTTAATCATAGCTACACTGGCTTATTTCATTAATAGTGAAATTTTGGGCTCTGGGAAAGGAATTATGCAACGGGTCTTGTTCACCGAAAACAAAAATGAGGATTGGTACATGCCCTTATTCAGAATGCTGGGTCCCGCTCTGTCATTTACATCTGGTGGTGCAGGCGGTATTTTTGCGCCGGCTTTGGCAGCAGGTGCAAGTATGGGCTCCGTAATCGCAGGTTGGATTAACCTAACACCGCATGAAACTAACGTGGTGATATTAACCGGCATGGTCGCTTTCCTTACTGGGATAACCAGAGCACCATTTACCTCTTCAATTATCGTGTTGGAAATGACCGACCGACACAGCCTTATATTCTACCTAATGCTTGCTGGTATGGTATCGTCGCTGATTTCTCTATTAGTGAGCCGTCATTCATTATATGATGAGCTGAAAGAGATGTATTTAGAGGAAATCAGGAAAGAGTAAGGAGCAACAAGAGTTAGCTTCTCACAAAACCGGACCAGCTTTCCACTATATCCCCTCGTTTCCGAATTCGAAACGAGGGGGATGCCGTTGCAATCTGGGCTAAAAGACCTCGCAGTCTTTTTTTTGAAAACTTCCAGGGTAACGTTCTTTATCTTGCATCAAAGTTGAGGAGCTTATTCAATTTCTATAATAAATGAAGTCAAAACCATTTCTAAATCATCTATAAAAATGGAATAAAAAAAAACATGTATAAAAAATTTTATTATCTTTATTTCTAAAATCAGAATATTATGATTTGGTCTGCAAAATTAATTAAGCATAGAAATGAAGACCGAATTGGCGTAGAATTCGAGAAGGATAAAGAAATGATCCAACGGATAAAACTTATACATGGGGCACGATGGAGTCAGCAAAAAAAACTATGGCATATTCCGGACACACGAGAAAATAGAGAACGGTTCCAAATTACACAAAAACAAGACACCGCACTTTCATCAGAGGGTCGAAAACATCACGATTTATTCATTCGGTGGCTTTCTTCCAAAAGGTACAGTCCAAATACAATCAAAACCTATTCTGATGCATTACGATCATTTTTATTTTACTACAGATCAAAAGACATTTGTGAGCTCACCAATGCAGATGTACTTGATTTTAATAATGATTACGTTTTGAAAAAAAATTTATCCGCGTCTTACCAGAACCAAATCATTAGCGCTATAAAATTATACTTTAGAACAATACGGGAAACGAAAATAGAAGCCGATAAAATTGACCGCCCCAAAAAGCCAAAGACATTACCAAATGTTTTGAGTAAAGAAGAAGTCAAGATCATTCTCGAGGCTCATGCCAATGTGAAACATAAAATGATGCTTTCTTTGATCTACAGTTGCGGTTTGCGATGCAGTGAATTACTCCAGCTACGACCACTTGACATCGATTCTAAAAGAAATATTGTTCTGATAAAGCAAGCTAAAGGTAAAAAAGACAGAATTACGCCATTATCTCCGAAGATTCTAGAATTATTGAGGGCATATTACCAGCTTTACAAACCAAAAACGTATTTATTTGAAGGTCAACAACCGGGCACCATTTATTCTGCAAAAAGCCTTCAAAGTGTATTAAAACAGGCATTAGAGAAAACCAATATAAAAAAGCCAGTCACCTTACACTGGCTACGGCACAGTTACGCTACTCACTTATTAGAAAGTGGCACTGATTTGCGATATATTCAAGAATTATTAGGACATAATAGCAGCAGAACAACAGAAATTTATACGCACGTAAGTACAAAAAGTTTACAACACATCAAAAGTCCGTTTGATGATTTATAAAGAAAAAAAATATATCTTCGTGATCAGAAATAAGTCTTACGAATATCAGACAAATACCTACCAAATACGTTGTATTTGTCTGACGAAGTAAGACATATAAACAAGTTGGGAAAAATCGCCCTTTGGGACGATTTTTCCCAACGGCCAGCTCGGCTTCGCCGACTGTCGGGAAACCATCGTTGCTTTCGCACGACGTTCTCCCAACAGTCGCCTTTGACGCATTCCGAAAAGAAGTTTGCAACTTCTTTTCAGAACGACGACAAAGCCGAGCTGGCCGTTATGTACAATTTTTATGAACCGAAAGAGTCTATTAAACCAACTTGAATTAGCTTATTCTCCTTTGACAGCTTATGAATTCGCGGTTGTTAAGGACGACAAGGCAATTGAAAGGGCGCTTGAAAAAGCAAGTCTGTATATAATCGGACAAAGGCCTGTTATCACTTTTGAAAATGTAATTCCCGACACGTCAGTTTACCAGCTTAATTTTGAAATTCATCAAAAGGGAAATCCCAATATTTTAAAATGCAAATTGCCATTTGACCAAGAAATATTTGGATTAATGGCGGACAATGTGGTTGACGTAGCATTTAATTATTTGGACAAGACAGTAAAACAAGTTAGCCCGCCATTCAATAACATTCATGGTTTCTCTTTAGTTAAGCACAAAAAAGAAGGAAA comes from the Chryseobacterium sp. SNU WT5 genome and includes:
- a CDS encoding chloride channel protein — protein: MRKLFNFVRNSLKKSFDNIRNEKLKYNLLQAIPFWIGSFITGLFAVIYAQMFQWGENLMHAMMNWHAWLIFIVAPVAFVLSWWLVKRFAPYGKGSGIPQVMAAVELANPKEHSKISYLLSIKIIIFKVFSSIILVIGGGAVGREGPTIQIAGSVFRKVNEFLPDWWPKISKKNMIMTGAAAGLSAAFNTPLGGIVFAVEELSKTHINYFKTALFTAVIIAGLTAQTFAGSYLYLGYPKTSDISIIIIFPVILVSAISGVFASQLSRIMLMISAWKKRLTSDRSNIIFLIVSALIIATLAYFINSEILGSGKGIMQRVLFTENKNEDWYMPLFRMLGPALSFTSGGAGGIFAPALAAGASMGSVIAGWINLTPHETNVVILTGMVAFLTGITRAPFTSSIIVLEMTDRHSLIFYLMLAGMVSSLISLLVSRHSLYDELKEMYLEEIRKE
- the xerA gene encoding site-specific tyrosine recombinase/integron integrase; protein product: MIWSAKLIKHRNEDRIGVEFEKDKEMIQRIKLIHGARWSQQKKLWHIPDTRENRERFQITQKQDTALSSEGRKHHDLFIRWLSSKRYSPNTIKTYSDALRSFLFYYRSKDICELTNADVLDFNNDYVLKKNLSASYQNQIISAIKLYFRTIRETKIEADKIDRPKKPKTLPNVLSKEEVKIILEAHANVKHKMMLSLIYSCGLRCSELLQLRPLDIDSKRNIVLIKQAKGKKDRITPLSPKILELLRAYYQLYKPKTYLFEGQQPGTIYSAKSLQSVLKQALEKTNIKKPVTLHWLRHSYATHLLESGTDLRYIQELLGHNSSRTTEIYTHVSTKSLQHIKSPFDDL